In one window of Hyla sarda isolate aHylSar1 chromosome 1, aHylSar1.hap1, whole genome shotgun sequence DNA:
- the LOC130277345 gene encoding immunoglobulin superfamily member 1-like codes for MSGANNIFIVFLLGNTAMMNTEAQKPFLRLEPEQPGYIVGESLTLRCIAEMPTRITGYSFFKDVIPIAINSSSNRLTISSLSLTDAGNYFCTYYIASAGTQTESQYIDLKVFELPPTPTLSVEPQKNVFVVNQSLVIRCQLQRGQSATEISLYKNESIIYEADNFGVLSIANTEKRNSGSYTCQYRTIISGRTVDSRLSNQKTLVVIDLPPTPILRYANNVQSQSGQIEIVCEIQDPSSLIHGYRLYRNGGEILSRRDVNQFVIDYSLKFDGCYSCRSFVDILGEEVLSPKSTEVFLTLDERNSSSFLERDRRSCQVQNSTTDYGLSKQGYKLYGSVLVGKLIVLISILLYFGIYLLVIHIRRKKSETEAIHR; via the exons AAGCACAAAAACCTTTTCTTCGTCTGGAACCTGAGCAGCCAGGGTACATTGTTGGAGAATCTTTAACACTGAGATGTATTGCTGAAATGCCAACAAGGATCACTGGTTACAGCTTCTTCAAAGATGTCATACCGATAGCTATCAATTCTTCCTCAAACAGACTGACCATATCATCTCTTTCCTTAACGGATGCTGGAAATTATTTTTGCACCTACTACATAGCATCTGCGGGCACACAAACAGAAAGCCAGTACATAGACCTAAAAGTGTTTG AACTGCCACCCACTCCAACCTTATCAGTTGAACCCCAGAAAAATGTCTTTGTTGTCAATCAATCATTGGTAATACGTTGTCAGCTACAGAGAGGACAAAgcgctactgaaatcagcctgtACAAAAATGAAAGTATAATCTATGAGGCTGATAATTTTGGAGTTTTATCTATTGCAAATACCGAAAAAAGGAATAGTGGAAGCTACACCTGTCAATATAGGACTATCATATCAGGGCGTACAGTGGACTCTCGTTTAAGCAATCAAAAGACTTTGGTTGTTATAG ACCTGCCTCCAACCCCAATTTTAAGGTATGCAAACAATGTTCAGAGTCAAAGTGGACAAATAGAGATTGTGTGTGAGATACAGGATCCCTCGTCTCTAATCCATGGATATCGTTTGTATCGGAACGGAGGGGAAATTTTGTCAAGAAGGGATGTGAATCAGTTTGTCATTGACTACAGTCTGAAATTTGATGGATGCTACTCCTGCCGAAGCTTTGTAGATATACTGGGAGAGGAGGTCCTATCACCTAAGAGCACTGAGGTCTTCTTGACTTTAGATG AACGGAACAGTTCCTCATTTTTAGAACGGGACAGAAGAAGCTGTCAAGTGCAAAATTCTACAACTGACTATGGCCTCTCAAAACAAG GTTACAAGTTATATGGAAGTGTTCTCGTTGGTAAACTCATCGTCTTGATTTCCATTCTGCTGTATTTTGGGATCTACTTACTCGTTATTCACATAAG